From the genome of Sphingobium sp. JS3065, one region includes:
- a CDS encoding class I SAM-dependent methyltransferase: MGFARSLARQLAEPSGFAGALCGAAMDVANRAPMRMAIDLLAPADGEVLLDAGCGTGAATQDIFRRASCRIIAVDQSATMIRRARSRMKTSGRDRVELHHGRLEDLPCPPGMFDAALALNILYFCDEASAMIDAIRTYLRPGGRLVSYVTHRNTMENWAFTREGLHRLYDEHQLGSALMTGGFDPARIRIETRTVAPGIQGLLATAYAT, encoded by the coding sequence ATGGGATTCGCGCGTTCGCTTGCGCGGCAGCTGGCCGAGCCGAGCGGTTTTGCCGGCGCGCTGTGCGGCGCGGCGATGGACGTCGCCAACCGGGCGCCGATGCGGATGGCGATCGACCTTCTGGCGCCCGCGGACGGCGAAGTCCTGCTGGATGCCGGTTGCGGGACCGGAGCCGCAACACAGGACATCTTCCGACGCGCCTCCTGCCGGATCATCGCCGTCGATCAGTCGGCGACGATGATTCGCCGCGCCCGGTCCCGCATGAAGACGTCCGGGCGCGACCGGGTGGAACTACATCATGGCCGATTGGAAGACCTGCCATGTCCGCCCGGCATGTTTGATGCTGCCCTCGCACTCAACATCCTCTATTTCTGCGACGAGGCGTCTGCGATGATCGATGCTATCCGCACATATCTCAGGCCCGGCGGTCGCCTCGTCTCATATGTCACTCACCGCAACACGATGGAAAACTGGGCCTTCACGCGCGAAGGACTTCATCGCCTGTATGACGAGCACCAACTTGGATCAGCCCTGATGACGGGTGGTTTCGATCCTGCACGGATCAGAATCGAAACCAGAACCGTTGCGCCCGGCATACAGGGGCTGTTGGCTACGGCCTACGCCACCTGA
- a CDS encoding DUF2141 domain-containing protein codes for MRRQRNRRLMVIVGCAASLWLSPASASAAPLEVRADHVRPGRGWIRFALYRGARGFRHEEQAVKVIQVRATAASVTAQFDDLPPGEYAVIAYHDANEDRKLDLRFGMFPTEGWGLSNNPHIMGPPSFSASSFTVNEQGSAIAINLRY; via the coding sequence ATGAGACGTCAACGAAATCGAAGACTGATGGTCATCGTAGGGTGCGCGGCCAGCCTGTGGCTATCGCCGGCATCGGCCAGCGCGGCTCCTTTGGAAGTCAGGGCCGACCATGTCAGGCCTGGCCGCGGATGGATCCGCTTCGCTCTATATCGTGGCGCCAGGGGATTCCGCCATGAGGAGCAAGCGGTCAAGGTGATACAAGTTCGCGCGACCGCAGCATCCGTGACGGCGCAGTTCGATGATCTGCCTCCCGGCGAATATGCGGTAATCGCCTATCATGATGCCAATGAAGACCGGAAGCTCGATCTGCGCTTCGGTATGTTCCCGACGGAGGGATGGGGGCTGTCCAACAATCCTCACATCATGGGGCCACCCAGCTTCAGTGCATCCAGCTTCACCGTGAACGAGCAGGGCAGCGCGATCGCCATCAATCTGCGTTATTGA